The proteins below are encoded in one region of Bosea sp. BIWAKO-01:
- a CDS encoding YigZ family protein: MDTRFTLLGPFSFRQEIKKSRFIATAAPVADEAAAKEFIAAHSDPAANHNCWAWRCGQGYRFNDDGEPSGTAGKPILAAIDGQALDGVAVVVTRWFGGVLLGSGGLIRAYGGTAALCLRAAETVALVETASAMITCAFGDLARVQARLGELSGVQVRDQVFTDTGAVLSVSVPKVEADRVAQMVRDVTSGRAVIRWDD, from the coding sequence ATGGACACGCGCTTTACACTCCTTGGGCCCTTCTCATTCCGGCAGGAGATCAAGAAGAGCCGCTTCATTGCCACCGCCGCTCCCGTTGCCGATGAGGCGGCGGCCAAGGAGTTCATCGCTGCCCATTCCGATCCGGCGGCCAATCACAATTGCTGGGCCTGGCGTTGCGGCCAAGGCTATCGCTTCAACGATGACGGAGAACCGAGCGGCACGGCGGGAAAGCCGATACTCGCGGCCATCGACGGGCAAGCGCTGGACGGTGTCGCGGTTGTCGTGACGCGCTGGTTTGGCGGGGTCCTGCTCGGCAGCGGCGGCTTGATCCGCGCCTATGGCGGCACGGCCGCGCTCTGCCTGCGCGCGGCCGAGACGGTAGCGCTGGTCGAGACGGCCTCGGCGATGATCACCTGTGCGTTCGGCGATCTGGCGCGCGTTCAGGCGCGGCTTGGTGAGCTATCGGGGGTGCAGGTCCGCGATCAGGTCTTCACCGATACCGGCGCCGTGCTGTCGGTGTCCGTTCCCAAGGTTGAAGCCGACAGGGTGGCCCAGATGGTGCGGGACGTCACCAGCGGACGCGCGGTGATCAGATGGGACGACTAG
- a CDS encoding transglycosylase domain-containing protein: MANGCDRREPVVDALATNAQELDFRRTSEDREGETTARGPASQTSDDASSQPGKARSAGGGSFLRKMVYAGLVLCLSGVIALGGGVAYYASQLPPLHQLTVPKRPPNIAILASDGSPLANRGETGGREVSLGELPPFLPRAFVAIEDRRFYDHWGIDLMGLLRAAYRNLAHDGGLQGGSTLTQQLAKNLFLTQERTVSRKIQEAILSLWLERSYSKDQILELYLNRVYFGAGAYGVEAAAQRYFGKSARNVSLSEAALLAGLVQSPSRLAPNRNREAAQARAERVISAMKELGFITPDMARTALGAPAEIARPKAAGSANYAADYVMEALDDTVGAIDSDVVVSTTLEPSLQAAAERVLVNELDAKGQKFNVSQGAFVAMRPDGAVTALVGGRDYATSQFNRATSARRQPGSAFKPFVYLTALERGLRPDTVRTDSPVNINGWKPENYDRGYRGPISLRNALALSLNTVAVKLTMEVGPQAVVQTAQRLGITSPLQADPTIALGTSEVTPLELVGAYASFANGGVGVAPYVITEVKAADGRPIFTRAAPDDAGQIIDPATDAMMNAMMHNVFVIGTAQRARMPGWPMAGKSGTTNDYKDAWFVGFTGNLVAGVWLGNDDSTPTKGVSGGNLPTDIWHNFMKIALKDQKPVGLAGVAGAGQDPRYANESGRGQPRQRTKRQKNFFERLFGL, translated from the coding sequence GTGGCGAACGGATGTGACCGGCGCGAGCCGGTTGTCGACGCGCTGGCGACGAACGCGCAGGAGCTGGATTTTCGCCGCACCTCCGAGGATCGAGAGGGCGAGACCACGGCGCGTGGGCCGGCCTCTCAAACCAGCGATGACGCGTCCAGCCAGCCCGGGAAGGCCCGGAGCGCGGGCGGCGGCTCGTTCTTACGCAAGATGGTTTATGCCGGGCTCGTGCTCTGCCTGAGCGGCGTCATCGCCTTGGGCGGCGGCGTCGCCTATTACGCCTCGCAGCTGCCTCCGCTCCATCAGCTCACGGTGCCCAAACGCCCCCCGAACATCGCCATCCTGGCGAGCGACGGCTCGCCTCTCGCCAATCGCGGCGAGACTGGCGGCCGCGAGGTCTCACTGGGGGAGTTGCCGCCCTTCCTGCCCAGGGCTTTCGTCGCCATCGAGGACCGGCGCTTCTACGACCATTGGGGCATCGACCTGATGGGCCTTCTCCGCGCGGCCTACCGCAATCTGGCCCATGACGGAGGCCTGCAGGGCGGCTCGACCCTGACGCAGCAGCTCGCCAAGAACCTGTTCCTGACCCAGGAGCGCACGGTCTCGCGCAAGATCCAGGAAGCGATCCTGTCTCTCTGGCTGGAGCGCAGCTACAGCAAGGACCAGATTCTCGAACTCTATCTCAACCGGGTCTATTTCGGCGCCGGGGCCTATGGTGTCGAGGCCGCGGCCCAGCGCTATTTCGGCAAGTCGGCCCGCAACGTGTCGCTGTCGGAAGCCGCCCTGCTGGCTGGCCTCGTCCAGTCCCCGTCGCGCCTGGCCCCCAACCGCAACCGCGAGGCCGCGCAGGCCCGCGCCGAACGCGTGATTTCGGCGATGAAGGAGCTCGGCTTCATCACGCCCGACATGGCCAGGACGGCTCTTGGCGCACCGGCCGAGATCGCGCGTCCCAAAGCGGCCGGCTCCGCCAATTATGCCGCCGACTACGTCATGGAAGCGCTCGACGACACCGTCGGCGCCATCGACTCCGACGTCGTGGTCTCGACCACCCTCGAGCCATCCCTGCAGGCGGCGGCCGAGCGGGTGCTCGTGAACGAACTCGACGCCAAGGGCCAGAAATTCAATGTCAGCCAGGGCGCCTTCGTGGCGATGCGGCCGGACGGGGCCGTGACGGCGCTCGTGGGTGGCCGCGACTACGCGACGAGCCAGTTCAACCGGGCGACCTCCGCCCGGCGCCAGCCAGGCTCGGCCTTCAAGCCCTTCGTCTATCTGACGGCGCTCGAGCGGGGGCTTCGCCCCGACACCGTGCGCACGGATTCGCCGGTCAACATCAACGGCTGGAAGCCCGAGAACTACGACCGGGGCTATCGCGGGCCGATCAGCCTGCGCAATGCTCTCGCACTCTCCCTCAACACGGTGGCAGTGAAACTCACCATGGAGGTCGGCCCTCAAGCCGTCGTGCAAACGGCACAGCGCCTCGGCATCACCTCGCCGCTCCAGGCCGACCCCACGATCGCGCTCGGAACCTCCGAAGTCACGCCGCTCGAGCTCGTGGGCGCCTATGCCAGCTTCGCCAACGGGGGCGTCGGGGTTGCGCCCTACGTGATCACCGAGGTGAAGGCTGCGGATGGCAGGCCGATCTTCACCCGCGCGGCGCCGGACGATGCGGGCCAGATCATCGATCCCGCCACCGATGCGATGATGAACGCGATGATGCACAACGTCTTCGTCATCGGCACGGCCCAAAGGGCGCGAATGCCCGGCTGGCCCATGGCCGGCAAGAGCGGCACCACCAACGACTACAAGGACGCCTGGTTCGTGGGCTTCACCGGCAATCTGGTTGCCGGCGTCTGGCTCGGTAACGACGACAGCACACCCACCAAGGGCGTATCCGGCGGCAACCTGCCGACCGATATCTGGCACAATTTCATGAAGATCGCCCTCAAGGACCAGAAGCCGGTCGGCCTGGCGGGCGTGGCCGGCGCCGGACAGGATCCGCGCTACGCCAATGAAAGCGGCAGGGGCCAACCCCGCCAGCGCACCAAGCGCCAGAAGAATTTCTTCGAGAGGCTGTTCGGGCTCTGA
- a CDS encoding AraC family transcriptional regulator — translation MLRSIQQLRDSSSVGARLADGEEQLTLMGGGSEYRMPWHWHDCLMIFLPHIGAVDFRDETRRSGAWLSEDRFVVVPPGLAHQTAAARPVHRHVAIYAADGQLAKIEARIGSLNRVRGKLGRTGFFAMTPEIRSLRGLCQGGDADDTVAQVTRSHLAAALLINCLAQIERSDELPGARPEGHGEMLVSEIRSFISQNASQDLPLDLIADRFGLSRRHATRLFRDKTGFSIAAFQDHVRIRQAQELLLATTLPIGEIAWRVGFESGSALARAMKRLTGLTPTTARRDLARSDKP, via the coding sequence ATGCTCCGGTCGATCCAACAGCTTCGGGACAGCTCCTCGGTGGGCGCGCGGCTTGCCGACGGCGAAGAGCAATTGACGCTGATGGGCGGTGGCTCCGAATACCGCATGCCGTGGCATTGGCACGACTGCCTGATGATATTCCTGCCGCATATCGGAGCGGTCGATTTTCGCGACGAGACCAGACGATCCGGCGCCTGGCTGAGCGAGGACCGTTTCGTGGTGGTTCCGCCGGGCCTCGCGCACCAGACCGCGGCAGCCCGGCCGGTCCATCGCCATGTGGCGATCTACGCCGCAGATGGACAGCTGGCGAAGATCGAGGCCCGCATCGGCTCGTTGAATCGTGTGCGCGGCAAGCTCGGGCGAACCGGCTTTTTCGCGATGACGCCCGAGATCCGATCGCTTCGCGGGCTGTGCCAGGGTGGAGACGCCGACGACACCGTTGCGCAGGTCACGCGCAGCCACCTCGCTGCGGCATTGCTGATCAATTGCCTCGCGCAGATCGAGCGAAGCGACGAACTGCCCGGGGCGCGCCCGGAGGGGCATGGCGAGATGCTCGTTTCGGAGATCAGGTCGTTCATCAGCCAGAACGCCAGCCAGGACCTGCCGCTCGACCTCATCGCCGACAGGTTTGGCTTGTCCAGACGCCATGCAACCCGCTTGTTCCGCGACAAGACAGGCTTCTCGATCGCCGCCTTCCAGGACCATGTGCGGATCAGGCAGGCGCAGGAGCTGCTGCTTGCGACCACGCTTCCGATTGGCGAGATCGCCTGGCGCGTCGGCTTCGAATCCGGCTCCGCCCTCGCGCGGGCGATGAAGCGCCTGACCGGTCTGACGCCGACGACAGCACGGCGAGACTTGGCCCGATCCGACAAACCATGA
- a CDS encoding PhzF family phenazine biosynthesis protein — MNDIRLVNVFTHRGRGGNPCPIAIDASGWPDDGMQAVAERFGHESGFVLPGSSADFDYAFRFWVPRHEMEMCGHATIGALWCLAKAGRLRADQLRIETRSGPVTGYVDLTDPDDPSVEISQPAGKVVDLTAAEEEEVLATLNLSRRDLLDLPIQNAVTSRVKTLIPMKSTALLNGLSSNMRRTEDCCARIGSTGLYPYAVEDRGAQRFEARQFPKSSGYPEDAATGIAAAALAFGLLRNGLVGRDSQRITVFQGRAMGSLSEIGVRLGFADDRPVGCLLGGSVKPVEPHALHQGSERLPV; from the coding sequence ATGAACGACATCAGGCTCGTCAATGTCTTCACCCATAGGGGCCGCGGCGGGAATCCTTGCCCGATCGCGATCGACGCGTCGGGATGGCCCGACGACGGAATGCAGGCGGTGGCCGAGCGCTTCGGCCACGAATCCGGCTTCGTCCTGCCGGGGTCCAGCGCCGATTTCGATTATGCCTTCCGCTTCTGGGTGCCGCGCCACGAGATGGAAATGTGCGGGCACGCCACGATCGGTGCGCTTTGGTGCCTGGCCAAGGCTGGCAGGCTCCGTGCCGATCAGTTGCGCATCGAGACGCGCAGCGGACCGGTGACCGGCTATGTCGATCTGACGGATCCCGATGACCCATCGGTCGAGATCAGCCAGCCCGCCGGCAAGGTCGTCGACCTGACAGCGGCCGAGGAAGAGGAGGTTCTGGCGACCCTCAACCTCTCGCGCCGTGATCTCCTCGACCTTCCCATCCAGAACGCGGTGACATCGCGCGTCAAGACGCTCATTCCGATGAAGAGCACCGCGCTTCTGAATGGCCTGTCGTCGAACATGAGGCGGACGGAAGACTGCTGCGCGCGCATCGGCTCCACGGGCCTGTATCCCTACGCGGTCGAGGATCGCGGCGCGCAGCGTTTCGAGGCGCGGCAATTCCCGAAATCCTCAGGCTATCCCGAGGATGCGGCAACCGGCATCGCGGCCGCGGCCCTGGCCTTCGGCTTGCTCAGGAACGGGCTGGTGGGCCGCGACAGCCAGCGCATCACCGTTTTCCAGGGAAGGGCCATGGGTTCCCTGTCCGAGATCGGCGTGCGCCTGGGATTTGCCGATGACAGGCCGGTCGGCTGTCTTCTCGGAGGCTCCGTCAAGCCAGTGGAACCGCACGCATTGCATCAGGGCAGCGAGCGCCTTCCCGTCTAG
- a CDS encoding mechanosensitive ion channel family protein yields MAADSRTDELEAASGMLHRFSQLIEDGLTARLSGWFSSGGAWHDFIRGLEAAGYNPALLALGIAAVCLIAGAATAVLASLIIGKAKARPLLSGAAWFAAALLVVLAAWVLLLGLVTDTVLRRALLNCIVIAAVATMICFPLATGRRSIFWPWRRDLAVAIGIAAGGLVVLACLRIWSAADPLRDLFATFAVSLPFTILVAAAYLRHRRLVTRVLSFGSSAGSLRRRLAALWPGLVVAVVIAAFLFIQLDLTIGRPTRGGLLLLSLLLVLAGPHLDVAIERRGRQAVRSQGGELSGALWRTFRIVVAASILAVLATLWLLPILDVVGVPRGTVLLKAGEILMLVLVIAFCWNWVAIMAARIRPQTPGDPQVPTAMIGTRLTTVGPLLVGLTKAALLTLGALTVLVMLGINVWPLITGLSIFGLAIGLGSQTLVKDVVAGLFFLVDDAFRMGEYIETSGAKGTVERISLRSVSLRHPRGPVATIPFGQIGKIQNFSREWVIEKMMFRVALDTDVEAVRKLFKKIGQEIEADPELNPDLLEPFKSQGIAALEEGTLVIRAKYKARAGRQFQIRKAILSKVRIMMAENGIKLVPKPLHVPQMDG; encoded by the coding sequence ATGGCTGCTGATTCCAGGACCGACGAGCTCGAGGCTGCATCGGGGATGCTCCATCGGTTCTCCCAGCTGATCGAGGACGGCCTGACGGCAAGGCTGTCAGGCTGGTTCTCGTCCGGTGGTGCGTGGCACGATTTCATCCGGGGGCTCGAAGCCGCTGGCTACAATCCAGCGCTGCTGGCTCTCGGCATTGCCGCGGTTTGCCTGATTGCCGGTGCCGCAACGGCAGTGCTTGCCAGCCTGATCATCGGCAAAGCGAAGGCCAGGCCGCTTCTGTCCGGGGCCGCCTGGTTCGCGGCCGCCTTGCTGGTGGTGCTGGCGGCCTGGGTCCTGCTCCTGGGTCTCGTCACCGATACGGTGCTCCGCCGCGCCTTGCTGAACTGCATCGTGATTGCGGCCGTGGCGACAATGATCTGTTTCCCGCTGGCCACTGGTCGCAGGTCGATCTTCTGGCCTTGGCGACGCGATCTCGCGGTCGCCATCGGCATCGCGGCCGGCGGTCTGGTGGTCCTTGCCTGCCTGCGCATATGGAGTGCGGCTGATCCGCTACGCGATCTCTTCGCGACATTCGCGGTGTCCTTGCCGTTCACCATTCTGGTCGCGGCCGCGTATCTTCGTCATCGCCGGCTGGTGACGAGGGTTCTGTCCTTCGGCAGCAGCGCAGGGTCGCTCCGCCGGAGGCTCGCCGCACTCTGGCCCGGGCTGGTGGTGGCGGTCGTCATCGCCGCCTTCCTCTTCATCCAACTGGACCTGACGATCGGACGGCCGACGCGGGGCGGATTGTTGCTGCTTTCGCTTCTTCTCGTTCTCGCCGGACCTCATCTCGACGTCGCCATCGAAAGACGCGGCCGGCAGGCGGTTCGATCGCAGGGCGGCGAACTGAGCGGCGCGCTGTGGCGCACCTTCCGCATCGTGGTCGCCGCATCGATTCTCGCGGTCCTGGCCACGCTCTGGCTCCTGCCCATCCTGGACGTCGTCGGCGTTCCACGGGGCACTGTCCTGCTGAAAGCTGGCGAGATCCTGATGCTCGTGCTGGTCATCGCCTTCTGCTGGAACTGGGTGGCCATCATGGCCGCGCGCATCAGACCTCAAACGCCGGGCGATCCGCAGGTCCCCACCGCCATGATCGGCACGCGGCTGACCACCGTCGGCCCATTGCTCGTGGGCCTCACCAAGGCCGCGCTTCTGACGCTGGGGGCTCTGACCGTCCTGGTCATGCTCGGCATCAATGTCTGGCCGCTGATCACCGGCCTCTCGATCTTCGGCCTGGCGATCGGGCTGGGCTCCCAGACCCTGGTCAAGGATGTGGTGGCCGGTCTGTTCTTCCTCGTCGATGATGCCTTCCGCATGGGCGAATATATCGAGACCTCGGGAGCCAAGGGCACCGTCGAGAGGATTTCGTTGCGATCGGTCTCCTTGAGGCATCCGCGTGGCCCGGTTGCCACAATCCCCTTCGGGCAGATCGGGAAAATCCAGAATTTCAGCCGCGAATGGGTCATCGAGAAGATGATGTTCCGGGTTGCCCTGGACACCGATGTCGAAGCGGTGCGCAAACTGTTCAAGAAGATCGGGCAGGAGATCGAAGCGGATCCGGAGCTGAACCCCGATCTGCTCGAGCCGTTCAAGAGCCAGGGCATTGCCGCGCTCGAGGAAGGCACTCTGGTGATCCGCGCCAAATACAAGGCCCGGGCCGGGCGTCAGTTCCAGATCCGCAAGGCGATCCTGTCCAAGGTGCGGATCATGATGGCGGAGAACGGCATCAAACTGGTGCCCAAGCCCCTTCATGTCCCGCAGATGGATGGGTGA
- a CDS encoding response regulator transcription factor, whose translation MAIVDDHPLQRDGVATLMKAWGGFTLAATGSDASDIVSIARTHQPNHMIVDLGMPGDVFQAVSDALKIAPEMKIIVFTASTSPDDVLRALDAGAKGYVLKGSPGEELLLALQAAQRGDVFVTAAFATKVIGTLQAKTLQRQMAARNKLSVREDQIVKLLLLGKKNREIADELSLTTKTVKGYMTNLMAKLNARSRLEVVIAAQKLNRTENTAGVGPGPLSPGPTAHHFTEGRGQHVRREANASQTSPAQAPARP comes from the coding sequence TTGGCGATCGTCGATGATCACCCGCTGCAGCGGGACGGGGTCGCTACACTGATGAAAGCGTGGGGCGGCTTCACACTCGCGGCGACAGGCAGTGACGCGAGTGACATCGTGTCGATCGCGAGGACACATCAGCCCAATCACATGATCGTCGATCTCGGCATGCCGGGAGACGTGTTTCAGGCGGTTTCGGACGCGCTGAAGATCGCTCCTGAGATGAAGATCATCGTATTTACCGCCTCGACGAGCCCGGATGATGTGCTCCGGGCACTAGATGCCGGTGCCAAAGGCTATGTCCTGAAAGGCAGCCCCGGAGAAGAGCTCTTACTCGCCCTTCAGGCGGCGCAGCGCGGCGATGTCTTTGTGACGGCCGCCTTCGCAACCAAGGTGATCGGCACCTTGCAGGCGAAAACTCTGCAACGACAGATGGCGGCCCGCAACAAGCTGAGCGTCCGCGAGGATCAGATCGTCAAACTCCTGCTTCTCGGGAAAAAGAACAGGGAGATCGCAGATGAGCTCTCTCTCACCACCAAGACCGTCAAGGGTTACATGACCAACCTGATGGCCAAGCTCAACGCACGCAGCCGACTGGAAGTGGTGATCGCTGCGCAAAAGCTGAATCGGACGGAAAACACTGCCGGCGTTGGCCCTGGTCCCCTCTCGCCGGGCCCGACCGCACATCACTTCACCGAGGGGAGGGGTCAACACGTTCGGCGCGAAGCCAACGCTTCGCAAACCTCGCCGGCACAAGCTCCGGCTCGCCCTTGA
- a CDS encoding HlyD family type I secretion periplasmic adaptor subunit, with protein MTRRTIASQAGGDAGQEREPNFGLGRHMLAGTALALLLVVGCGGWAVSANLNGAVIAQGSVKVDQNLKEVQHRDGGVVQAIGVRQGDRVEAGQTLFWLDDVQTKAELSIIRSQLGENLGRKARLIAERDSLAAITFPAEFARFSEDAAQIIQGETRLFDGNRTNRESRKEQLEISIVQSGEEVKGLEARQVAKVEELRLVELERNKYLGLFQKGFIDGTKVYNINREWARLLGERGEIEASIARARLRISEARIQIIAVDETARTEAQRELRQVEAKVSELSDRRLASEDRLSRSEIRAPIAGLVNELTVFTVGGVITPAARLATIVPGEARLTVEVRIAPTDIDQVRLGQPARLRFSAFAKNATPELPGSVSHLSPATTRDPTTGATFYTGEIQIDGDLAAALGDRKLQPGMPVEVFITTEERTALSFLTKPFADHANRIFKER; from the coding sequence ATGACCAGGCGCACTATCGCATCGCAGGCCGGCGGGGATGCCGGGCAGGAGCGCGAGCCGAACTTCGGCCTTGGCCGGCATATGCTCGCCGGCACGGCGCTCGCCCTGCTGCTGGTCGTCGGCTGCGGCGGCTGGGCCGTGAGCGCCAACCTCAACGGCGCCGTGATCGCGCAGGGCTCGGTCAAGGTCGACCAGAACCTGAAGGAGGTGCAGCACCGCGACGGCGGCGTCGTCCAGGCGATCGGGGTGCGCCAGGGCGACCGGGTCGAGGCAGGCCAGACCCTGTTCTGGCTCGACGATGTCCAGACCAAGGCCGAACTCTCGATCATCCGCTCGCAGCTCGGCGAGAACCTCGGCCGCAAGGCCCGCCTGATCGCCGAGCGCGACAGTCTCGCCGCGATCACCTTCCCGGCCGAGTTCGCCAGATTCTCCGAAGACGCCGCCCAGATCATCCAGGGCGAGACCCGGCTGTTCGACGGCAACCGCACCAACCGCGAAAGCCGCAAGGAACAGCTCGAGATCAGCATCGTCCAGTCCGGCGAGGAGGTGAAGGGCCTCGAGGCCCGCCAGGTCGCCAAGGTCGAGGAGCTGCGCCTGGTCGAGCTCGAGCGCAACAAATATCTCGGCCTGTTCCAGAAGGGCTTCATCGACGGCACCAAGGTCTACAACATCAACCGCGAATGGGCCCGCCTGCTCGGCGAGCGCGGCGAGATCGAGGCCTCGATCGCCCGCGCCCGGCTGCGCATCAGCGAGGCCCGCATCCAGATCATCGCCGTCGACGAGACCGCCCGCACCGAGGCCCAGCGCGAGCTGCGCCAGGTCGAGGCCAAGGTCTCCGAGCTCAGCGACCGGCGCCTGGCCAGCGAGGACCGCCTCTCGCGCTCCGAGATCCGCGCCCCGATCGCCGGCCTCGTCAACGAGTTGACCGTCTTCACCGTCGGCGGCGTCATCACCCCGGCCGCGCGCCTCGCCACCATCGTGCCCGGCGAGGCCAGGCTCACCGTCGAGGTCAGGATCGCGCCGACCGATATCGACCAGGTCAGGCTCGGCCAGCCCGCCCGCCTGCGCTTCTCCGCCTTCGCCAAGAACGCGACCCCGGAGCTGCCGGGCAGCGTCAGCCATCTCTCCCCGGCGACCACCCGCGACCCCACCACCGGCGCCACTTTCTATACCGGCGAAATCCAGATCGACGGCGATCTCGCCGCCGCCCTCGGTGATCGCAAGCTCCAGCCCGGAATGCCGGTCGAGGTCTTCATCACCACCGAGGAACGCACCGCGCTCTCGTTCCTGACAAAACCCTTCGCGGACCACGCCAACAGGATCTTCAAGGAAAGATGA